The sequence ACAATgccaattaatttaattaacaataTGTTAATTGTAATGCACAAAACCAATCATATTTAATTAACACATTGAATTTGGTTCATCttcatatatttaattattcaataGTTGGGAGTGGGGGATTCCAACAATGAATGTTTTTGTTGGAAACACAAAGATatgtcaattgagttacaagactcttggcatCTTCATATTTATATTTACAATTAGTCCAACTCATTATATGTTTCTTATGCTTAATGCTTTGCAGCTGCAATGAATTCGAATTTGAATTTATCCAAAGAGTTATTAAAGAAATATCAAGTATGAAATCAAATCGTGTGCATTTATTTGTTGCTAAATATCCAATTGGAATAGATTTTCAAGTGGAGGCCATAAAATTGCTTTTAGATATGGATTCAGATGATGTTCGCATGATAGGAATTCATGGTCTTGGAGGAATAGGTAAGACTACAATTTCAAGAGCTGTTTATAATAGAATTGCTGATCTTTTTGAAGGAAGTTGTTTTCTAGAGAATGTTAGAGAAATGTCTAATATAAATGGTGGCATAATCCAACTACAAGAGACGCTTCTCTCTAAGATCTTACAAGATAGATATTTGAAGGTGAACAGTGTATCTGAAGGAACTAGTTTGATAAAGGAAAGACTTCATTGTAAAAAAGTTCTTTTAATTCTAGATGATGTGgataaatcaaaagaaatagaaaatttgcTTGGAGAATGTAATTGGTTTTCTTCAGGAAGTAGAGTCATTATAACAACAAGAGACAAACAAGTGCTAGCTACTCTTGGAAGAGATCATCAAATTTACAGGGTTAAAGAATTGAATCAACGTCAAGCTCTTGAACTTTTTAGTCTACATGCCTTCCAAACAAGTAAACCCAAGGAAGATTATTCAAATCTTGCAAAGCAAATTATATGTTATGCCAATGGCCTCCCATTAGCTTTAAAAATAATGGGTTCTGATTTGTGTGGAAAAAGTATACTAGAATGGAAAAGTGCAATAGAAAAGTATAAAAACATTCCACATGAAGACATTGAAAAGATACTTAGAATAAGTTATGATGGATTGGGAAAAAACGAAAAGGATATTTTTCTCGATATTGCGTGCTTCTTCAAAGGATTCCACAAGGATGATGTTGTAAATATATTAGATAGTTGCAATCTATATCCAATTTATGGTATTGGAAAGCTTATCGATAAGTGTCTCATAACTGTTGATTCAATTGGTATTTTGCTTATGCATGACTTGCTACAAAAATTGGGTAGAGAAATTGTACAACAAGAATCAGAAGAGCTTGAAAACCGTAGCAGAATATGGTGTTATAATGATGCTCATGAATTGCTAACCGGAAATATGGTATGCATTCTTTGCTTCaccttttttttccaaatgtttttttattcatGAGATTTATCTCTTTTCAATAttgaacaaaatataattttcactatatatgttttgtttaaagtttcaaaatcaTTATACTTTTGTCAAATCTAATTATGAAGTGCAACTAATTCTTTGCCTTAAGCAGggatcaaataaaatttgaggtatCATGTTGCGCTCACCTAAACCAATAAAGGTGTCATTGAAATCTAAAGTTTTCAAAAGgatgaaaaatctcaaatttctgATAGGTGATGTACACATTGATAAAGAACTTGATTATCTACCGCATAAGTTAAGGTTTCTTGAATGGAATGTATCTCCTCTTTCCTTATCCTCCAAATGTCTTCCTCCTCAACAACTTGTTGCACTCAAAATGTCTAGCTTTATAGTGGAGAATGTATTCAAGCAGGTATAACTATTACTagtatttatgaattttaatttctttaattgttatttttaaatttgctgaagaaatttttttgttttttttttttttctataggagttccagtacaaaaatttgaaaagtatcaGTCTGAGTAAGTGTGATTCGATTACTAAAGTACCCGACTTGTGTGCCCCAAACTTAGAGACATTGGAAATTTTAGGGTGTATAAATTTAATTGAAGTTCATGAGTCCATTGGATTTCTTGATAAGCTTAAATTATGGAAAATTTTGGTCTGTCGAAAACTTGAAATTCTTCCAAGTAAGCTGATGTTGAAATCTCTTGAGTATTTTTATCTTAGCTGGTGCATGAGTCTTAAGAAGTTCCCTGATATACACCCAGAAATGAAACGTTTAAAAgaattagttttgttttttaatgattttagaGAATTGCCTTCATCACTGGGGTATCTCTCTGGGCTTCGTACGTTAAGTTTTTGCCATTACCTTAAGGAGTTTCCAATTAGCAACAACAAATTGCAACTGCTTGAGGAAAAAGATACTCTTACTTCCAAATTGGGAATGGCCTTTACAAGACCTGGGTTTCTAAGCTTGACAAGTCTAGATCTTAGTCATGGAAATATAACTGAATTAGATTTTTGGATGCAACCCGATTGCTTCCCCGTATTGAGATCTATAAATCTAGCTGGAACTAGTATTGTTTCCATCCCAGAATGTATTATCAAATTTACTACATTAGCAAATCTTGACATAAAAAACTGCGAACGGCTTCGGGATATTCCAAGGCTTCCGCAATCTATAGAAACAGTGAATGCAGAGAATTGCAATTATTTGGATCCACAATCATCAATCAATTTATGGAagcaggtctctctctctctctctctctaaatttaagtttttagttACCTTTCCCGAATACATTATATTACtatgatattttcttttaacttcAATTTCTTGTATTTGCTAAATTCAAGCAGTTTGGAGAAATTCTAGGGATTTTACCTGAAGCTGCAACAAGCAATAGTCTCCCCGAATTTGAATCAGAAATTGGGAGCTCTGGCTCTGAATCTGAAATTGAGAGTGATATTGTCCTTGATGACTCCAAATCTGAATCTCAAATTCAGAGCTCTGGTTTTGAATTTAAATCTCAATTTGACTTTTATTTACCTTATCTTCTACTACCAGGAAATGAGATTCCAAAGTGGTGCAAATTTAACCACCAGAGCGTTGGAAATTCCGTATCATTCTGGGTCGGtcccaaattttcaaatttggatGTCTGTGTTGCTTTTCCGTATCATTCGTGGTTCGCCTATTTCAGTGACGATTTTTCAATTGGCATTTCcattaataattgtgaaaaacaaattatttgTAGGGCTCATGTAACAAGTGATACTGATCATCTGTGGTTAATTTATGGGCAATTGAATATATCAAATCCATGTGAACAAAATCATATTGAGCTTGAGGTTACAGGTTCGAAAAACTCAAGATCTGATTACATAAATTGCTTGAGGTTCCATGTAGAATGCATCTGTTGTCCTCCAAGACCCGATATTCCTCTCATCCCCATGGCTCCTGTTCTGCCACATGTATGGGATCAATGGGCTTTTAACAATGTAGATGAAGATTCAAGGCTTTCAATGGAAACAACCGCATTAATGGGTTTGAAGGCTGTGATTTAAGTTTGCTGCCACTTGGCTATCCCATGGGATACGATTACACTGGGCAGATTTCTTTGCCATCCGTGGCTTCTAATGGATACCAATTACACTTTTGGTTCATCTTCAATTGGCCATGCCTTTGTAAACGATGAATTGGCCTTGAACCTGTATCCACCGTCGAAATGGGAACATGTCTTTCAAACTTGGGAGAAATATGACTCCATCCGAGAACAACCTTTAAATTTAGAACAGGAATTCAAGTTCTGAAGATTGGCATAACAAATTAACTGTCTTCTCTCTTTCAACAATATTCTTCAGTGGTAATGTTAGTTATCATTggataaattttcatttctagatggtcatttcaaaatttggcaCCTCAGCTTACTTTCCTCTGGGGCCTTGATTATAGATATGCTTTACTGAGTTAATGACTAGAATTCTTTTAAATGCCTTTTACTTGTGTCACTTACAGGATATTCCTTCATGAACAGCTGAAACTGTGAAAGGGCACCATGGTGTGTCTTATGACATTACTACACCTCTTGGTGTACATAATCTACTGGAGGTATAAAATTTTATCCTTTACCTTCTATTGGGCCAAAATCTGAATAACTATCTCTTAAGCTTtaacaaaagtttaaattatgcTCGACTTTATGATTGGGCTATGTGCTCTGATTTCTTTcttacttacccaaaaaaaaaagtttttccctttcttcatAAGCAATACTTTTATATAATACTCTtgatttcataaattaaaactagCACCCTTGTGGGGCCAATCTGGTGGATACCTTGCTTGAAGTTTTTGGTAATATTTAGATAGACAAGCTTATATGTCCTTAACTTAGATGGTTTAATATTGCAGGATGTTGTTAATGACAGGATATTCCTTTATTAACTGCTGAAGTTGTGAAAGGGCACCCTATGTGTCTTATGACATTATtgcacttcttattcttttgatgaACAAAAAATGAGTAGGGGGCAACTTGAGTTGGTGTCTTTTACCTGGGTGTAACTATAGTGGTACCCTACTCATTAGGCTAGGGCCTGCAGAAGTAGGGGATTCAGATGAGTCATAACTATGCACCTCTTGACCTGCATAATCTACTtgtggtaaaaaaatttatcatttactTTCTGTTGGGCCAAAATTTGAATAATTCTCTTATGCTTTGCCAAGAGTTTAAATTGTGCTTGCCTTTATGATTGGCTATGTGCTATGATTTCTttcttacctataaaaaaatgtttttccctttcttcatGAGCATTACTTTTACATAATACTCTtgatttcttaaattaaaactGGCACCCTTGTGGGGCCAATCTGGTGGATACCTTGCTTGGAGTTTTTGGTAATATTTGGATAGAGAGGCTTATATGTCCTTAACTTAGATGGTTTAATATTGCTGGATGTTGTTAATGATAAGATCAAACACTGTTTATGCCATGTAGCAAGAGATCAGATGAATTTGCAGCTTGTACAtgctttattaatttagaaattgCTGAGCATATTGTGGAAATCTTTTTTAGTAAGAGGCTACTTCAGTGTGAACTCTTATGGAAGTGTCTTACAATTGGATATATATGGCTTATGCAATTGTGTTGTAGCCATGATTTCAAAGGAAGCACTATTATTTGGAGAGAGAAGGTAAATGGAAGCTTTTATTATTAGCTTACGTTGTACTAGCGATTAAGATTTACATTATAGACTAATCAAAGTATACAATTTTGTACACTTTTTGCAAATATTAAGACTTTTTGTGTTGGAgactttttgttattgttacGTTATTGTTTTGTTATA is a genomic window of Quercus lobata isolate SW786 chromosome 2, ValleyOak3.0 Primary Assembly, whole genome shotgun sequence containing:
- the LOC115976644 gene encoding disease resistance protein RPP2B-like isoform X1; the encoded protein is MKNLKFLIGDVHIDKELDYLPHKLRFLEWNVSPLSLSSKCLPPQQLVALKMSSFIVENVFKQEFQYKNLKSISLSKCDSITKVPDLCAPNLETLEILGCINLIEVHESIGFLDKLKLWKILVCRKLEILPSKLMLKSLEYFYLSWCMSLKKFPDIHPEMKRLKELVLFFNDFRELPSSLGYLSGLRTLSFCHYLKEFPISNNKLQLLEEKDTLTSKLGMAFTRPGFLSLTSLDLSHGNITELDFWMQPDCFPVLRSINLAGTSIVSIPECIIKFTTLANLDIKNCERLRDIPRLPQSIETVNAENCNYLDPQSSINLWKQFGEILGILPEAATSNSLPEFESEIGSSGSESEIESDIVLDDSKSESQIQSSGFEFKSQFDFYLPYLLLPGNEIPKWCKFNHQSVGNSVSFWVGPKFSNLDVCVAFPYHSWFAYFSDDFSIGISINNCEKQIICRAHVTSDTDHLWLIYGQLNISNPCEQNHIELEVTGSKNSRSDYINCLRFHVECICCPPRPDIPLIPMAPVLPHVWDQWAFNNVDEDSRLSMETTALMGLKAVI
- the LOC115976644 gene encoding TMV resistance protein N-like isoform X2 → MAIVTNERASSSFSSSTHQWSYDVFLSFRGEDTRYGFTGHLYKALCDKGFNTFMDNHLQRGEEISVELLKAIELSMISIIVFSENYASSTWCMNELVKIFECKNNGQLVLPIFYKVNPSEIRKIKGKFGIDLAEHEEKLKDDVEKVQRWRATLTKAANLSGFLYRDGCNEFEFEFIQRVIKEISSMKSNRVHLFVAKYPIGIDFQVEAIKLLLDMDSDDVRMIGIHGLGGIGKTTISRAVYNRIADLFEGSCFLENVREMSNINGGIIQLQETLLSKILQDRYLKVNSVSEGTSLIKERLHCKKVLLILDDVDKSKEIENLLGECNWFSSGSRVIITTRDKQVLATLGRDHQIYRVKELNQRQALELFSLHAFQTSKPKEDYSNLAKQIICYANGLPLALKIMGSDLCGKSILEWKSAIEKYKNIPHEDIEKILRISYDGLGKNEKDIFLDIACFFKGFHKDDVVNILDSCNLYPIYGIGKLIDKCLITVDSIGILLMHDLLQKLGREIVQQESEELENRSRIWCYNDAHELLTGNMGSNKI